A single genomic interval of Brevibacillus brevis harbors:
- a CDS encoding methyl-accepting chemotaxis protein, whose amino-acid sequence MHAIFRHLLTPLSRLHRQVRLRTKLTIPLLCILLISSGMIGWTFYTQAKKAMISQMESRLDSETDKTTEKISLLKFTFASDDQAYQKRLQYELQQQESNLSQEGLILQQYLVKHGAFHPIEKVTKGAIEIPQDIAIRMEAERFGVIHVPVDGHIHTLAFTHSPEENYIYVIDVLQESYLGPLHEITKIIVVTILASLVFSLLLCLLVVKGITAPFQTLIMAMQQVSSGDLTHRSLLQNEGPEIRGISNSFNHMIEQMCEIIAEIQLMIEELNKGGIAIRQTADEAGDRSSMLSLRLDTVNQGVEQTAAATDGASASFQHIKQSMDGLFARIFSVIEAGKKMQTVTHNGQDRIDDLNTMINRFSHTYAQVDTRMTELRRQSESIGDVVHLIQNVAKQTKLLALNASIEAARAGEYGRGFAVVASEVAKLANESENATLEITRLMDAVQEQTYAISSETSQASEQLQQSLQKLSDAASAFLELRQAVDQTTGELHIANEGLSDITEGLHTVDMALDAFVAISQETKSSTEEMLVASREQLTSIEKSRQLATELLSLSERLQEISDRFRVA is encoded by the coding sequence ATGCACGCTATCTTTCGCCATTTACTCACTCCCTTATCTCGCTTACACAGGCAAGTGCGGCTCCGTACCAAGCTGACGATCCCACTGCTATGCATCCTGCTCATTTCTTCTGGCATGATTGGCTGGACCTTTTACACCCAGGCAAAAAAGGCGATGATTTCGCAAATGGAGTCCCGCCTTGACTCAGAAACGGACAAGACTACCGAAAAAATATCGCTTTTGAAGTTTACTTTCGCTAGCGACGATCAAGCCTACCAAAAGCGCCTTCAATACGAATTGCAACAGCAAGAAAGCAATCTTTCTCAGGAAGGCTTGATACTTCAGCAATATCTGGTCAAACATGGAGCCTTTCATCCCATTGAAAAAGTGACAAAGGGCGCTATTGAGATCCCGCAAGATATCGCGATACGGATGGAAGCGGAGCGATTCGGCGTGATTCATGTCCCTGTCGATGGTCACATACATACACTGGCCTTTACGCATTCTCCTGAGGAGAACTACATATACGTCATAGACGTTTTACAGGAGTCCTATCTAGGTCCTCTCCACGAGATAACCAAAATTATCGTGGTGACCATTCTCGCTAGTCTGGTCTTTTCTTTGTTGCTTTGCTTGCTGGTTGTAAAGGGGATAACCGCGCCTTTTCAGACGTTGATTATGGCCATGCAACAGGTCAGCTCAGGCGACCTCACCCATCGTTCCCTTCTGCAAAACGAGGGTCCAGAGATTCGCGGGATTTCTAACAGCTTCAATCACATGATCGAACAAATGTGTGAGATTATTGCCGAGATCCAACTCATGATTGAAGAACTGAACAAAGGCGGCATCGCCATCAGGCAAACAGCCGATGAAGCAGGCGATCGTTCGTCGATGCTGTCGTTGCGTCTCGATACAGTCAACCAAGGCGTCGAGCAAACGGCTGCCGCAACAGATGGTGCCAGCGCCTCCTTTCAGCACATCAAGCAATCGATGGACGGACTGTTCGCGCGTATTTTCTCTGTGATTGAAGCCGGTAAAAAGATGCAGACAGTCACCCATAATGGACAAGATCGTATCGATGATTTGAACACGATGATCAACCGCTTCTCCCACACGTACGCACAGGTCGACACCCGCATGACTGAACTGCGTCGACAATCAGAATCCATTGGAGATGTTGTTCATCTGATCCAAAACGTGGCGAAGCAAACCAAGCTTCTCGCTTTAAACGCGAGTATTGAAGCGGCCCGCGCTGGAGAATACGGGCGTGGATTTGCAGTCGTGGCCAGCGAGGTAGCCAAGCTTGCCAATGAGTCGGAAAACGCCACTTTAGAAATCACGCGGCTGATGGACGCTGTTCAGGAACAAACCTATGCGATTTCCTCCGAAACCTCTCAAGCATCCGAACAGCTTCAGCAAAGCCTGCAAAAGCTCTCAGATGCCGCCTCTGCTTTTCTTGAGCTTCGACAAGCTGTCGATCAGACAACGGGAGAGCTGCATATAGCCAACGAGGGGTTATCCGACATAACCGAAGGCTTGCACACGGTAGACATGGCATTGGATGCGTTTGTTGCCATTTCCCAAGAGACCAAAAGCAGCACAGAAGAAATGCTGGTCGCCTCGCGCGAACAGCTCACTTCCATTGAAAAATCACGTCAACTGGCTACAGAGCTTCTATCCTTATCTGAGCGGTTGCAAGAAATCAGTGATCGCTTTCGCGTTGCATGA
- the purC gene encoding phosphoribosylaminoimidazolesuccinocarboxamide synthase, whose translation MEKQEQLYEGKAKRIYRTSLPDQYWVEYKDDATAFNGEKRAQITGKGELNNRITAIFFTMLKERGIDNHFVRLLSATEQVVRKVEIIPLEVVVRNIAAGSLAKRLGMEEGTVLPQPVVEFYYKDDALGDPLVNASHIKVLGIASESDQATLERMGLAVNEVLVPYLRERNITLVDFKLEFGKTADGEILLADEISPDTCRFWDSVTNEKLDKDRFRRDLGNVEEAYKEMLTRLGGDVHV comes from the coding sequence GTGGAAAAACAGGAACAACTCTACGAAGGTAAGGCGAAACGTATTTATCGGACATCTTTGCCTGATCAGTACTGGGTAGAGTACAAAGACGACGCAACAGCATTCAATGGAGAGAAACGGGCGCAAATCACCGGAAAAGGTGAGCTGAACAACCGCATTACGGCAATCTTTTTCACCATGCTGAAGGAGCGGGGCATCGACAACCATTTTGTCCGTCTGCTGTCCGCCACAGAGCAAGTTGTTCGCAAAGTGGAGATTATCCCTTTGGAGGTAGTCGTTCGCAATATCGCAGCAGGCTCATTGGCCAAGCGTCTTGGCATGGAAGAAGGGACAGTGCTCCCGCAGCCCGTTGTCGAGTTTTACTACAAGGATGACGCACTGGGAGATCCATTGGTGAATGCCTCCCATATCAAAGTGTTGGGGATTGCGAGCGAGAGTGACCAAGCGACATTGGAGCGCATGGGTCTTGCTGTAAACGAGGTCCTCGTGCCTTACCTGCGCGAGCGCAACATTACCTTGGTCGATTTCAAACTGGAATTCGGAAAAACAGCGGATGGGGAGATTCTCCTCGCCGATGAAATATCCCCGGATACATGCCGTTTCTGGGACTCGGTAACAAATGAAAAGCTCGACAAAGACCGCTTCCGCCGCGATTTGGGCAATGTGGAGGAAGCTTACAAAGAAATGCTTACGAGACTAGGAGGAGACGTACATGTTTAA
- the purS gene encoding phosphoribosylformylglycinamidine synthase subunit PurS, producing MFKAVVYVTLRESVLDPQGHAVKGALHTLGFDEVNNARIGKYMELELNTSDRAQAEERVREMCEKLLANTVVEDYRFDIVEG from the coding sequence ATGTTTAAAGCTGTTGTTTATGTAACATTGCGCGAGAGTGTTTTGGACCCGCAAGGACACGCTGTAAAAGGTGCTCTGCACACTTTGGGTTTTGATGAAGTAAACAATGCGCGCATCGGGAAGTACATGGAACTGGAATTGAACACTTCTGACCGTGCGCAAGCAGAAGAACGTGTACGTGAAATGTGCGAAAAGCTGCTGGCCAATACGGTGGTAGAAGACTATCGCTTTGATATCGTGGAGGGCTAA
- the purQ gene encoding phosphoribosylformylglycinamidine synthase subunit PurQ, protein MRVAVIVFPGSNADIDLFNAVEDVMGVPVDYVWHSDTDLSKYDAILLPGGFSYGDYLRCGAVARFSPVMEQVVKAAEEGKLIMGICNGFQILTEVGLLPGALLRNRSLKFRCKLSELRVENNNTSFTRDFAAGEIIQIPIAHGEGNYYCDEETLAKLKANNQIVFRYHGENPNGSLEDIAGICNERGNVLGMMPHPERAVHSWMTSDDGRRMFTSILKTWREQNSVTTHA, encoded by the coding sequence ATGCGAGTAGCCGTTATCGTCTTTCCAGGCTCGAATGCCGACATTGATTTGTTTAACGCAGTTGAAGACGTAATGGGAGTGCCTGTGGATTACGTATGGCATTCCGATACCGATCTTTCCAAATATGATGCGATTCTTTTGCCAGGCGGATTCTCTTATGGAGATTATCTTCGCTGTGGTGCGGTCGCTCGTTTTTCACCCGTCATGGAGCAAGTGGTGAAGGCAGCAGAAGAAGGCAAGCTGATCATGGGAATCTGCAACGGCTTCCAGATCCTAACAGAAGTCGGGCTGTTGCCAGGAGCACTCTTGCGCAACCGTTCACTGAAATTCCGTTGCAAGCTGTCCGAATTGCGTGTAGAAAACAACAACACCTCCTTTACCCGTGATTTCGCGGCAGGGGAAATCATCCAAATTCCGATCGCGCATGGCGAAGGAAACTACTACTGTGATGAAGAAACGCTGGCGAAGCTTAAAGCGAACAATCAGATTGTTTTCCGCTATCATGGCGAGAATCCGAATGGTTCACTGGAAGACATCGCGGGCATTTGCAACGAACGTGGAAACGTACTTGGCATGATGCCTCACCCGGAGCGTGCCGTCCACTCTTGGATGACTTCCGATGACGGACGCCGCATGTTTACCTCGATCCTGAAGACTTGGAGGGAGCAGAACAGTGTCACAACTCACGCATAA
- the purL gene encoding phosphoribosylformylglycinamidine synthase subunit PurL has product MSQLTHKEPTAEQIADQKLYKEIGLTDEEYQRVVEILGRKPNWTETGLYSVMWSEHCSYKNSKPVLRRFPTKGPRVLQGPGEGAGIVDIGDNQAVVFKIESHNHPSAIEPYQGAATGVGGIIRDVFSMGARPIALLNSLRFGELKSPRVKYLFENVVAGIAGYGNCIGIPTVGGEVNFDPTYEGNPLVNAMCVGLIDHEKIQKGVASGIGNPVIYVGASTGRDGIHGATFASEELTEESEKKRPAVQVGDPFMEKLLLEACLELIDTGIVVGIQDMGAAGLTSSSSEMASKAGNGIEMNLDLVPQREAGMSAYEMMLSESQERMLVVVEKGKEAEAIAIFDKWGLASAVVGKVTEDSKLRLLHQGEVVAEVPVDSLADDAPVYHRPSAVPAYYEANANVDVLAAIEEPKDLNVTLKSLLAQPTVANKAWVYEQYDHIVRANTAVKPGSDAAVVMVRGTRKALAMSTDCNGRYVYLDPKVGGAIAVAESARNVVCSGAEPLAITDCLNFGSPEKPEVFWQFEKSCEGMSEACVALDAPVIGGNVSFYNERSGDAIYPTPTVGMVGLITDVDHITTQEFKNEGDAIILLGETFAELGGSEYQKMATGSISGRPPQIDLTKEAAVQKLVLTAIRQGLVNSAHDLSEGGLGVALAESCFGKGFGAQVALASELRADVLLFSESQSRILLSASGEQAAAILALAGEHGVPAENIGTVGGDRLVVNVNGTEAINASTQEVKAAWKDAIPCLIG; this is encoded by the coding sequence GTGTCACAACTCACGCATAAAGAACCGACAGCCGAACAAATTGCCGATCAAAAACTATATAAAGAAATCGGTCTGACTGACGAAGAATATCAGCGTGTCGTAGAAATTCTCGGCCGCAAGCCGAACTGGACGGAGACAGGTCTGTACAGCGTCATGTGGTCGGAGCACTGCTCCTACAAAAACTCCAAGCCTGTCCTGCGTCGTTTCCCGACAAAAGGACCTCGCGTTTTGCAAGGACCTGGGGAAGGTGCGGGTATTGTCGACATCGGTGACAATCAGGCGGTTGTTTTCAAAATCGAAAGCCATAACCACCCATCTGCGATCGAGCCGTATCAAGGGGCTGCAACTGGTGTGGGCGGTATCATCCGTGACGTATTCTCGATGGGCGCGCGTCCGATTGCGCTGCTCAACTCGCTTCGATTCGGGGAGCTCAAGTCTCCTCGCGTCAAATATTTGTTTGAAAATGTAGTAGCTGGTATCGCAGGCTACGGGAACTGCATCGGGATTCCGACTGTAGGTGGTGAAGTGAATTTCGACCCTACGTATGAAGGGAATCCGCTTGTCAACGCGATGTGTGTCGGCTTGATCGACCACGAGAAGATTCAAAAAGGGGTAGCGTCCGGTATCGGCAACCCTGTTATCTACGTTGGTGCAAGCACGGGGCGTGACGGTATTCACGGGGCGACCTTCGCATCCGAAGAGCTCACGGAAGAGTCGGAGAAAAAACGCCCGGCAGTACAAGTCGGTGATCCATTCATGGAAAAGCTCTTGCTGGAAGCGTGCCTGGAGCTGATCGACACGGGTATCGTCGTCGGGATTCAGGACATGGGAGCGGCTGGCTTGACGAGCTCCAGCTCCGAGATGGCATCCAAGGCAGGGAACGGAATCGAGATGAATCTGGACCTGGTGCCACAGCGCGAAGCTGGCATGTCTGCATACGAAATGATGCTGTCTGAGTCTCAGGAGCGCATGCTCGTCGTCGTGGAAAAAGGTAAAGAGGCAGAAGCGATTGCGATTTTTGACAAATGGGGTCTGGCGTCCGCTGTCGTGGGCAAAGTAACCGAAGACAGCAAGCTGCGTTTGTTGCACCAAGGTGAGGTAGTAGCAGAAGTACCAGTAGACAGCTTGGCAGACGACGCACCTGTGTACCATCGTCCATCTGCGGTGCCTGCTTACTACGAAGCAAACGCGAATGTAGATGTGTTAGCAGCCATTGAAGAGCCGAAAGATCTGAATGTTACGCTGAAAAGCTTGCTGGCTCAGCCAACGGTGGCGAATAAAGCGTGGGTATATGAGCAATACGATCACATCGTGCGTGCAAACACAGCAGTAAAGCCTGGTTCTGACGCTGCTGTTGTCATGGTGCGCGGTACTCGCAAGGCCCTTGCCATGAGTACGGATTGCAATGGTCGCTATGTATACCTCGATCCGAAAGTGGGCGGTGCCATTGCGGTTGCAGAATCTGCGCGCAACGTCGTCTGCTCCGGTGCAGAGCCGCTGGCGATTACGGACTGCTTGAACTTCGGAAGCCCGGAAAAGCCTGAGGTGTTCTGGCAATTTGAAAAATCGTGCGAGGGCATGAGCGAAGCGTGCGTAGCACTCGATGCTCCGGTCATCGGCGGAAACGTATCTTTTTACAATGAACGCAGCGGTGACGCGATCTATCCAACCCCAACAGTGGGAATGGTCGGTTTGATCACTGATGTTGACCATATTACGACCCAAGAATTCAAAAATGAAGGCGACGCGATCATCCTGTTGGGCGAAACCTTCGCTGAACTGGGTGGCAGTGAGTATCAAAAGATGGCTACGGGCAGCATTTCCGGACGTCCTCCACAAATCGATCTGACTAAAGAAGCGGCTGTGCAAAAGCTGGTTCTCACAGCGATTCGCCAAGGTCTGGTGAACTCCGCACACGATCTGTCCGAAGGTGGTCTGGGTGTCGCATTGGCTGAATCTTGCTTTGGCAAAGGCTTCGGTGCGCAGGTGGCTCTTGCGTCTGAGCTGCGTGCTGACGTGCTCTTGTTCAGTGAATCTCAATCTCGCATCTTGCTCAGTGCTTCTGGGGAGCAAGCGGCGGCGATTCTCGCATTGGCAGGTGAACATGGCGTACCTGCTGAAAACATCGGTACGGTCGGCGGCGATCGTCTGGTAGTGAACGTGAATGGTACAGAAGCGATTAACGCTTCGACTCAAGAGGTGAAAGCAGCCTGGAAGGATGCGATTCCATGTTTGATCGGCTAA
- the purF gene encoding amidophosphoribosyltransferase — protein MFDRLIWDKLNEECGVFGIYNHKEASQLTYLGLHALQHRGQESAGICASDGEKWYKHRGMGLVSEAFGKGDLEKFSGHIAIGHTRYTTAGSSKIENAQPLFFRYAQGSMAVAHNGNLVNAAVLRKELEAKGSIFQTTSDTEVIAHLIARSECKDLPGAVKDALQYIKGAYALLVMNENQLVIALDPNGLRPLSLGRLGDAITVASETCAFDIIGAQYWRDVQPGELIVIDKDGITESKFTETTQRSICTFEYIYFARPDSDIDGINVHMARKRLGKQLALESAIDADVVTGVPDSSISAAIGFAEATGIPYEIGLIKNRYVGRTFIQPSQELRERAVYLKLSAVRKVVEGKRVVMIDDSIVRGTTSNRIVRMLREAGAKEVHVRISSPPVMNSCFYGIDTSSREELIAATKSVEEIRQIIEADSLSFLSVEGMIDAIGRTDSAPNRGHCLACFNGEYPTEIEFEEALPALKC, from the coding sequence ATGTTTGATCGGCTAATCTGGGACAAATTGAACGAAGAATGCGGCGTCTTTGGCATCTACAACCACAAAGAAGCATCCCAATTGACCTATCTGGGTCTGCATGCCCTTCAGCATCGCGGTCAGGAGAGCGCAGGTATCTGCGCCTCCGACGGTGAGAAATGGTATAAGCACCGCGGAATGGGTCTCGTGTCAGAGGCTTTTGGCAAGGGCGATCTGGAGAAGTTCAGCGGTCATATCGCGATTGGTCATACCCGTTATACGACTGCTGGTTCGAGCAAGATTGAAAATGCCCAACCGTTGTTCTTCCGTTACGCACAAGGCAGCATGGCTGTTGCCCACAACGGGAATCTCGTGAATGCCGCCGTGCTTAGAAAAGAGCTGGAAGCAAAAGGCTCCATTTTCCAGACGACGAGTGACACAGAAGTGATCGCACATCTAATCGCCCGCTCTGAGTGCAAGGATTTGCCTGGAGCGGTAAAGGATGCCCTGCAATATATCAAGGGAGCATATGCACTTCTCGTCATGAACGAAAACCAACTCGTGATCGCCCTTGATCCGAATGGTTTACGTCCGCTGTCATTGGGACGACTCGGAGATGCGATCACTGTCGCGTCTGAAACCTGTGCATTCGATATTATCGGCGCGCAATATTGGCGTGACGTGCAACCAGGTGAGCTGATTGTCATCGACAAGGATGGCATTACGGAAAGCAAGTTTACTGAAACAACACAGCGTTCGATTTGTACGTTTGAATACATTTATTTTGCTCGACCAGACAGTGACATCGACGGAATCAACGTCCACATGGCGCGCAAACGTCTGGGCAAGCAACTGGCATTGGAATCCGCGATTGATGCTGATGTCGTCACAGGTGTACCGGATTCGAGTATCTCTGCTGCTATCGGATTTGCGGAAGCGACGGGAATTCCGTACGAAATCGGCTTGATCAAAAACCGCTATGTCGGACGTACCTTCATTCAGCCGAGTCAGGAGCTGCGTGAGCGTGCTGTCTATCTCAAGCTGTCTGCGGTTCGCAAGGTAGTGGAAGGCAAGCGCGTTGTCATGATTGACGACTCCATTGTTCGCGGTACGACGAGTAATCGGATCGTCCGCATGCTGCGTGAGGCTGGCGCAAAAGAAGTGCATGTGCGCATCAGCTCTCCGCCTGTTATGAATTCTTGTTTTTACGGCATCGACACCTCGTCGCGTGAGGAACTGATTGCGGCGACCAAATCCGTAGAGGAAATTCGTCAAATCATTGAGGCTGATTCGCTCTCATTCTTGTCTGTTGAAGGAATGATCGATGCGATTGGCCGCACGGATTCGGCTCCCAATAGAGGACACTGCCTCGCATGCTTTAACGGAGAATATCCGACAGAGATTGAGTTCGAAGAAGCGCTACCTGCGCTCAAATGCTAA
- the purM gene encoding phosphoribosylformylglycinamidine cyclo-ligase, translating to MSEAYKQAGVDIDAGNEAVERMKKHVKRTFRPEVMTDLGGFGALFRLDTKKYEKPILVSGTDGVGTKLKLAFAMDKHDTIGIDAVAMCVNDVVVQGAEPLFFLDYLAVDKVIPEKIEAIVKGIAEGCSQSGCSLIGGETAEMPGMYAEGEYDIAGFTVGVVDESKMITGASVAAGDVLIGLASSGVHSNGFSLVRKVLLADKGMSLHDHVDGLGKKLGEELLTPTRIYVKQVLSVLESHEVKALAHITGGGFTENIPRVLPEGMQAVINVGSWPVLPIFELVQEAGNISYPDMYKTFNMGIGMMLVVKPEDAVSVMEKLQELGEQAYLIGHIQAGERKVVYNGVEW from the coding sequence ATGAGTGAAGCATATAAACAAGCCGGCGTAGACATCGATGCGGGCAACGAAGCCGTCGAACGCATGAAAAAGCACGTCAAACGAACATTCCGCCCGGAAGTTATGACGGATTTGGGCGGGTTCGGAGCGCTGTTTCGCCTGGATACCAAAAAATACGAGAAACCGATTCTCGTTTCCGGTACAGATGGGGTAGGAACCAAGCTGAAGCTCGCTTTTGCCATGGACAAACACGATACAATCGGCATCGATGCTGTCGCGATGTGCGTCAATGACGTAGTGGTTCAAGGGGCAGAGCCGCTCTTTTTCCTCGATTATCTGGCAGTAGACAAGGTCATTCCGGAAAAAATCGAAGCGATTGTCAAAGGGATCGCAGAAGGCTGCTCCCAGTCCGGCTGCTCGCTGATTGGCGGGGAGACTGCCGAGATGCCTGGCATGTACGCGGAAGGCGAATACGACATCGCAGGCTTTACCGTAGGTGTCGTGGACGAGAGCAAAATGATTACGGGGGCTTCTGTGGCGGCTGGTGATGTACTGATCGGGCTGGCTTCCAGCGGCGTGCACAGCAACGGCTTCTCGCTCGTTCGCAAGGTTCTTTTGGCAGACAAAGGTATGTCCCTGCATGATCATGTTGATGGATTGGGCAAAAAGCTCGGCGAAGAGCTACTGACACCGACCCGTATTTACGTGAAGCAAGTGCTATCCGTTCTTGAGTCACATGAGGTGAAAGCTCTGGCGCACATCACAGGCGGCGGCTTTACTGAAAACATTCCGCGCGTGCTTCCAGAAGGAATGCAGGCTGTAATCAACGTTGGTTCCTGGCCTGTACTGCCGATCTTCGAGCTGGTACAAGAGGCGGGTAACATCTCTTACCCGGATATGTACAAAACGTTCAACATGGGTATTGGCATGATGCTCGTCGTGAAGCCGGAAGACGCAGTGAGTGTGATGGAAAAGCTGCAAGAGCTGGGAGAACAGGCGTATTTGATCGGACATATTCAAGCGGGAGAGCGCAAAGTCGTATACAACGGGGTGGAATGGTGA
- the purN gene encoding phosphoribosylglycinamide formyltransferase: MVRKLAIFASGSGSNFEAIVQAVQDGRLTGVEVALLVCDKPGAKVLERAERLGIDAFVFQPKEYADKAAFEQEIVAQLQKRDISLVVLAGYMRLVGDTLLSDYEGKIINLHPSLLPAFPGKDAIGQALAYGVKITGVTVHLVDAGLDTGPIIAQIPVAVQDADTAETLAVRIHAVEHELLVKVIGYLAEERVKLEGRLVQLT; encoded by the coding sequence ATGGTGAGAAAGCTGGCCATTTTCGCCTCAGGCAGCGGTTCCAACTTTGAAGCGATCGTGCAGGCTGTACAGGACGGTAGGCTCACAGGCGTAGAAGTTGCCTTGCTCGTTTGCGACAAGCCTGGCGCCAAGGTATTGGAACGGGCAGAGCGTTTAGGGATCGACGCCTTTGTTTTTCAACCGAAGGAGTATGCAGACAAGGCTGCTTTTGAGCAGGAAATAGTGGCGCAGCTCCAAAAACGCGATATATCGCTGGTTGTGCTGGCAGGCTACATGCGTTTGGTGGGCGACACTCTTTTGTCTGACTACGAAGGAAAAATCATCAATCTGCATCCGTCGCTTTTGCCTGCTTTCCCAGGAAAAGACGCGATTGGTCAGGCACTCGCTTACGGGGTAAAGATAACGGGGGTAACGGTACATCTGGTTGATGCCGGTTTGGATACAGGGCCGATCATTGCCCAGATTCCCGTAGCGGTGCAAGATGCAGATACGGCTGAGACTTTGGCAGTTCGCATTCATGCCGTGGAGCATGAGCTTTTGGTGAAGGTCATTGGCTATTTAGCAGAAGAGAGAGTGAAGCTGGAAGGAAGGCTTGTCCAGCTGACGTAA
- a CDS encoding magnesium transporter CorA family protein: MLNIYKTNAMGKIEELHQIEKGCWIHLTDPSEQEKQQVVRELSIDLHFLQDALDDEEIGRIDKEGNRVMLYVDIPISTKEGTKDNYTTVPLGIMVMEDYILTVCLVETAVMNEFVQGKVKSFHTHMRNRFVLQILSNTSHDYLHYLKKINKQTETLEKSLRQSTKNNELLTLLELQKGLVYFSTSLETNSLLISLLRSGSYLKMYEEDKELLEEVKIETKQAIKMTEIYTAILGNIMNGFGSVISNNLNRVLKLLTAITIVITLPMVIGTFYGMNVPLPFQDHPHAFTIIMIMSTAITSVTALLFWRKKYF, translated from the coding sequence ATGTTGAACATTTACAAAACGAATGCCATGGGAAAAATAGAAGAACTGCATCAAATTGAAAAAGGCTGCTGGATTCATTTGACCGATCCTTCTGAGCAAGAAAAGCAACAAGTTGTCAGGGAGTTGTCGATTGACCTTCATTTCTTGCAGGATGCCCTTGATGACGAAGAAATAGGTCGGATCGACAAAGAAGGTAACCGCGTGATGCTCTACGTGGACATCCCGATCTCCACGAAGGAAGGGACGAAGGACAACTATACGACGGTTCCGCTGGGAATCATGGTGATGGAAGATTATATCTTAACCGTTTGCCTGGTAGAAACGGCTGTCATGAATGAGTTCGTCCAAGGGAAAGTGAAAAGCTTTCACACGCATATGCGAAACCGGTTCGTCCTGCAAATTTTATCGAATACGTCGCATGATTATTTGCATTACTTGAAAAAAATCAACAAGCAGACAGAAACGCTGGAAAAATCGTTGCGACAATCGACGAAAAACAATGAACTGCTTACCTTGCTTGAATTGCAGAAGGGCCTCGTTTATTTTTCGACTTCCCTGGAAACGAACAGTCTGTTGATCTCCCTGCTTCGGAGCGGCAGTTATTTGAAAATGTACGAAGAAGATAAGGAACTGCTGGAAGAAGTAAAAATCGAAACCAAGCAGGCCATCAAAATGACGGAAATCTATACTGCCATTTTAGGGAACATCATGAATGGCTTTGGCTCCGTCATCTCCAACAATCTGAATCGCGTATTGAAGCTGTTGACCGCCATCACGATTGTCATCACCTTACCTATGGTGATCGGCACCTTTTACGGGATGAACGTCCCGCTTCCTTTTCAGGATCATCCGCACGCATTCACGATCATTATGATCATGTCCACCGCCATTACGTCCGTAACAGCCCTCCTGTTTTGGAGAAAGAAGTATTTCTAA